The following proteins come from a genomic window of Nostoc sp. ATCC 53789:
- a CDS encoding AAA family ATPase gives MTSGAPPSNPFVAAGMIEDPRLFVGRKDELHAIASRMKGDQPTSINIVGDKHIGKSSLLHYFVLTWQQRVLNNSNNYVVIYLPLRGVDCQTETGFYEAVAEGLLSHVQGWQQRSLQNCWKTKPLNRQAFSDAVKQWKQQGKLPVLCLDDFESLLKYPDKFDNGFYDNLRSLMDSNALMLVVASRKQLDVYANEHRFVSSFFNIGHTISLNELTTDEAIELSRLPTRSTNGAALSVDEQSHAQQWGSRHPYKLQLAGSYLWEARQQGKAIKWAKQQFEQQLADPKSKAKGQGWQLWLHWLVWDLPVRLGRIAKFIGGAVDDVSNWIIGMVILLLLVLVLVGVLHWNEVWDFVRDKLGIK, from the coding sequence ATGACTTCTGGAGCGCCGCCTTCTAATCCTTTTGTGGCTGCGGGGATGATTGAAGATCCCAGGCTGTTTGTCGGTCGTAAAGATGAATTACACGCGATCGCATCTCGGATGAAGGGCGATCAGCCTACAAGTATTAATATAGTTGGTGACAAGCACATTGGTAAATCTTCGTTGCTGCATTATTTCGTTCTGACTTGGCAGCAGCGAGTATTAAACAACAGCAATAATTATGTGGTAATTTACCTACCGTTACGGGGTGTAGATTGCCAAACTGAAACGGGTTTCTATGAGGCTGTAGCTGAAGGTTTACTGAGTCACGTTCAGGGATGGCAACAACGCAGTCTGCAAAATTGTTGGAAGACTAAACCGCTTAATCGTCAAGCTTTTTCAGATGCGGTTAAGCAATGGAAACAGCAAGGAAAGTTACCTGTTCTCTGTCTGGATGATTTTGAAAGCCTTTTGAAATATCCCGATAAATTTGATAATGGATTTTATGACAATTTGCGATCGCTGATGGATAGCAACGCCTTGATGCTAGTGGTGGCTTCGCGTAAACAACTGGATGTTTATGCTAACGAGCATCGGTTTGTCTCTAGTTTTTTCAATATTGGTCACACTATTTCTTTGAATGAACTAACTACAGATGAGGCTATTGAACTGTCGCGCTTACCAACTCGCTCTACTAATGGTGCAGCTTTGAGTGTAGATGAACAGAGTCATGCCCAGCAATGGGGTAGTCGTCATCCTTACAAGTTGCAATTGGCTGGTTCCTATTTGTGGGAAGCACGTCAACAAGGCAAAGCAATCAAGTGGGCGAAACAGCAGTTTGAACAACAGCTTGCAGATCCTAAATCCAAAGCAAAGGGACAGGGATGGCAATTATGGCTGCATTGGCTAGTTTGGGATTTACCAGTACGTCTGGGTAGAATAGCCAAGTTCATTGGTGGGGCTGTTGATGATGTGAGCAACTGGATTATCGGGATGGTAATTCTGCTTTTGCTCGTTTTGGTTTTGGTGGGTGTGCTGCACTGGAATGAAGTTTGGGATTTTGTGCGTGACAAGCTGGGGATAAAGTAG
- a CDS encoding aminotransferase class V-fold PLP-dependent enzyme, whose protein sequence is MDSRLSITDLWSLDSAVTFLNHGSFGACPKQVLEFQQRLRSQLEHEPLRFFGREWEPLLDDARSKLAAFVDADVQDLVFVPNATTGVNSVLRSLTFSPEDEILTTNHEYNACRNALDFIASRTGARVVVAKIPFPIDSPQQVIAAVIERVSAKTRLALLDHITSQTGLIFPIQELVKELQQRGVDTLVDGAHAPGMIPLDLREIGATYYTGNCHKWLCAPKGAAFLYVRRDKQSEIRPLTISHGTNSPRTDKSRFQLEFDWTGTDDPTAYMCVPEAIAFMGSLLPGGWTELRQQNHQLVLQGRRLLCEALEVQPPCPKEMIGSMAVVPMPTTLENRDFMSVHDELFDKFGIQVQVMPWQEQPRLLVRISAQIYNTLEQYEYLAKVLKGLCC, encoded by the coding sequence TTGGATTCTAGATTATCCATCACAGACTTATGGTCGCTTGACTCGGCTGTGACTTTTCTGAATCATGGGTCTTTTGGTGCTTGCCCTAAACAAGTGCTGGAGTTTCAACAAAGATTGCGATCGCAGTTAGAACATGAACCCTTACGCTTTTTTGGTAGGGAGTGGGAACCTCTGCTAGATGATGCCAGAAGTAAGCTGGCGGCGTTTGTGGATGCTGATGTGCAGGATTTGGTATTTGTCCCCAATGCGACGACTGGCGTTAATTCGGTGTTAAGGTCGCTGACGTTTTCACCAGAGGACGAAATACTTACAACCAACCACGAATATAATGCTTGCCGCAACGCACTTGATTTTATTGCCAGTCGCACTGGTGCGCGGGTGGTAGTGGCAAAAATCCCTTTCCCGATTGACTCGCCACAGCAAGTAATCGCAGCAGTAATTGAGCGAGTTTCAGCAAAAACCCGATTAGCACTTTTGGATCATATTACCAGCCAGACAGGGTTAATCTTCCCGATTCAAGAGTTGGTGAAGGAGTTGCAACAACGGGGTGTAGATACATTGGTAGATGGGGCCCATGCGCCTGGAATGATTCCCCTCGATTTGCGGGAGATTGGGGCAACTTATTACACGGGGAATTGTCATAAATGGCTGTGTGCGCCCAAAGGGGCAGCATTTTTGTATGTGCGGCGAGATAAACAGTCAGAAATTCGTCCTCTGACAATTAGCCACGGAACAAACTCGCCACGCACTGATAAAAGCCGCTTTCAGTTGGAATTTGACTGGACAGGTACAGACGATCCTACAGCTTATATGTGTGTACCGGAAGCGATCGCTTTTATGGGTTCATTGCTACCTGGTGGGTGGACAGAATTGAGACAGCAAAATCATCAGCTAGTGTTGCAGGGAAGACGGCTACTTTGTGAAGCGTTAGAAGTGCAGCCGCCTTGTCCAAAGGAGATGATTGGTTCAATGGCAGTTGTGCCAATGCCTACGACTTTGGAAAACCGCGATTTCATGTCTGTACACGATGAGTTGTTTGATAAGTTTGGTATTCAAGTGCAGGTGATGCCGTGGCAAGAACAACCTCGGCTGTTGGTAAGGATTTCGGCGCAGATTTACAATACTTTAGAGCAGTATGAGTATTTGGCAAAGGTATTAAAGGGATTGTGCTGTTAA
- a CDS encoding NYN domain-containing protein, which produces MPRSLLQAVLLVDGYNIIGAWPCLKKTRDSVGLEAARGELVEAMTGYSAFQGYTTQIVFDAQYQNSSSNKEIITELLSVYYTDFGQTADTYIEKSCASFRHQIAQSLISRVIVATSDRAQQLMIQGYGAEWLSAQQLCGEVEATVCRMRQKYHTRKQSKSRFLANAIDAKARQRLAELRMGLQ; this is translated from the coding sequence ATGCCCCGTTCCTTACTCCAAGCCGTTTTGTTAGTGGACGGCTACAATATAATAGGCGCTTGGCCTTGCCTTAAAAAAACGCGTGATAGCGTTGGATTAGAGGCCGCACGGGGCGAACTTGTGGAAGCAATGACTGGTTATAGTGCGTTTCAAGGTTATACAACTCAGATTGTTTTTGATGCCCAATATCAGAATTCTTCTAGCAATAAAGAAATAATTACTGAGCTTTTATCAGTTTATTACACTGATTTTGGGCAGACGGCAGATACTTACATTGAAAAATCCTGTGCTTCTTTTCGTCACCAAATAGCCCAATCTTTAATTTCTCGTGTAATTGTTGCTACATCAGATCGGGCGCAGCAGTTGATGATACAGGGGTATGGGGCTGAATGGTTGTCGGCGCAACAACTTTGTGGGGAAGTGGAAGCTACTGTCTGCCGGATGCGACAAAAATATCATACGCGCAAGCAATCGAAGAGTAGATTTTTAGCTAATGCTATTGATGCTAAAGCACGGCAGCGTCTGGCTGAATTACGAATGGGATTACAGTAG
- a CDS encoding energy-coupling factor ABC transporter ATP-binding protein: MAQVGIEVKDLNFSWPNGEKVIKSCSLEVPKGEFWMLLGTNGSGKSTLLRLLAGLLAPESGEIRVLHPVGFVFQNPDHQLVMPTVGADVAFGLVEEKLPPAATRARVEEALGAVNLLTLQRRPIYALSGGQKQRVAIAGAIARRCEVLLLDEPTALLDPDSQLDLVASVRRLVKSRGITALWVTHRLDELNYCDGAFLLEKGSLVDKGEAQRLKQRLMEVHSEAS; encoded by the coding sequence ATGGCTCAAGTGGGCATTGAGGTCAAGGATTTAAATTTCAGTTGGCCAAATGGAGAGAAAGTTATCAAATCTTGCTCTTTAGAAGTACCCAAGGGTGAGTTTTGGATGCTCTTGGGTACAAATGGCAGTGGAAAATCAACGTTACTTAGACTGCTGGCAGGGTTATTGGCTCCTGAATCTGGGGAAATTCGGGTTTTGCACCCCGTTGGCTTTGTTTTCCAAAATCCAGACCATCAACTAGTGATGCCAACGGTTGGTGCTGATGTGGCTTTTGGATTGGTGGAAGAAAAGTTGCCACCTGCTGCCACTAGAGCCAGGGTTGAGGAGGCGCTGGGAGCGGTGAATTTGCTTACCCTCCAACGACGACCTATTTATGCACTCTCTGGCGGACAGAAACAACGAGTGGCGATCGCAGGTGCGATCGCCCGTCGCTGTGAAGTCTTATTATTAGATGAACCCACTGCCTTACTAGATCCAGATAGCCAGTTAGATTTAGTTGCTAGTGTCCGTCGGCTTGTCAAAAGTCGAGGGATAACAGCCTTGTGGGTAACACATCGATTAGACGAGTTAAATTACTGTGACGGCGCTTTTTTGTTAGAAAAAGGCTCTCTGGTAGATAAAGGTGAAGCCCAACGCCTTAAACAACGTCTGATGGAGGTACACAGCGAAGCCTCTTAA
- the psbD gene encoding photosystem II D2 protein (photosystem q(a) protein): MTIAVGRAPSRGWFDVLDDWLKRDRFVFVGWSGILLFPCAFLALGGWLTGTTFVTSWYTHGLASSYLEGANFLTVAVSTPADSMGHSLLLLWGPEAQGDLTRWFQLGGLWPFVALHGAFGLIGFMLRQFEIARLVGIRPYNALAFSAPIAVFVSVFLMYPLGQSSWFFAPSFGVAAIFRFLLFLQGFHNWTLNPFHMMGVAGVLGGALLCAIHGATVENTLFEDGDGANTFRAFNPTQSEETYSMVTANRFWSQIFGIAFSNKRWLHFFMLFVPVTGLWMSAVGIVGLALNLRAYDFVSQELRAAEDPEFETFYTKNILLNEGIRAWMAPQDQPHEQFVFPEEVLPRGNAL; the protein is encoded by the coding sequence ATGACCATCGCAGTTGGACGTGCGCCCAGTAGAGGGTGGTTTGACGTTCTAGACGACTGGCTCAAGCGCGATCGCTTTGTATTCGTAGGTTGGTCAGGGATACTGTTATTCCCCTGCGCCTTCCTAGCACTAGGCGGTTGGCTGACCGGCACCACCTTCGTCACCTCTTGGTATACCCACGGATTAGCCTCCTCCTACCTAGAAGGTGCTAACTTCCTAACAGTGGCAGTATCCACCCCAGCCGACAGCATGGGACATTCCCTATTGCTGTTGTGGGGCCCAGAAGCCCAAGGCGACCTCACCCGTTGGTTCCAACTGGGTGGCTTGTGGCCATTCGTTGCCCTACACGGAGCCTTTGGTTTGATTGGCTTCATGTTACGGCAATTTGAAATTGCGCGTCTAGTAGGAATCCGTCCTTATAACGCCCTCGCCTTCTCAGCTCCCATTGCAGTATTCGTCAGTGTATTCCTGATGTACCCCTTGGGACAATCAAGCTGGTTCTTTGCACCCAGCTTTGGCGTAGCGGCAATTTTCCGATTCCTGCTATTCTTGCAAGGCTTCCACAACTGGACACTCAACCCCTTCCACATGATGGGTGTTGCTGGTGTATTGGGTGGTGCATTATTGTGCGCCATTCACGGAGCCACGGTAGAAAATACCTTGTTTGAAGACGGAGATGGTGCTAACACCTTCCGCGCCTTCAATCCCACCCAGTCTGAAGAAACCTATTCAATGGTGACAGCAAACCGTTTCTGGTCACAGATTTTCGGGATTGCTTTCTCAAACAAACGCTGGTTGCACTTCTTTATGTTGTTCGTGCCAGTCACAGGTTTGTGGATGAGTGCCGTCGGCATCGTCGGTTTAGCACTCAACCTGCGGGCTTATGATTTCGTCTCCCAAGAATTACGGGCGGCGGAAGACCCTGAGTTTGAAACCTTCTATACCAAAAACATTTTGCTGAACGAGGGTATCCGCGCTTGGATGGCTCCTCAAGATCAACCCCACGAACAGTTTGTATTCCCTGAGGAAGTTCTACCTCGCGGTAATGCTCTGTAG
- a CDS encoding 4a-hydroxytetrahydrobiopterin dehydratase — translation MTQLLTETEIQEQAKVLSGWTVEESKLYITRTFKDFIQAIEFVNKLVEPAESAGHHPDIEISYNKVKITLTTHDAGGLTQADFDVAQTISQIK, via the coding sequence ATGACACAACTACTCACGGAAACGGAAATTCAAGAGCAGGCAAAGGTTTTGTCAGGTTGGACTGTCGAAGAATCTAAGTTGTATATTACTCGCACATTCAAGGATTTTATCCAAGCAATTGAGTTCGTCAATAAACTGGTGGAACCAGCTGAGTCAGCAGGACATCATCCAGACATAGAGATTTCCTACAACAAAGTGAAGATTACACTCACAACCCATGATGCAGGCGGACTAACACAGGCAGACTTTGATGTAGCGCAGACGATTTCCCAAATTAAATAA